Within Massilia litorea, the genomic segment ACCGTCATGCAGACCGGCCTGCTCAATTCGGTGCCCTACGCCGTGGCCGCGGTCCTGATGGTCCTGTGGGGCCGCCACTCCGACCGCAAGGGCGAACGCCGCTGGCATACCGTGATCCCGCTGGCCATGATTGCCGTCGGCATGCTCGGCACCCTGTTCATCAAGTCGCTGCCGCTCACCATCATGCTCTTGACCTTCGTGCTGGTCGGCGCCTATTCGTTCAAGGGCCCGTTCTGGGCGCTGAGCACCGGCTGGCTGTCGACGGGTTCGGCCGCGGCCGGGCTGGCAGGCATCAACGCGGCATCCAACCTGATCGGCGGCGGCCTGATGGTCAACGTCTACGGCTGGATCAAGACCGCCACCGGCAGCTATGCATTGGCCCTGGCGCCGATCGCGCTGCTGGCCATCATGAGCATCACGGTGCTGCTTTCCCTGAGCCGCCAGGCGCAGCCGGCAGCACCCGCAGCAGGCAGCAAGATCGCGGCATAAGACCGCGCACCACAGTTCGCCCACGATTGATAACAACGGAGACCGCATGAACACACTTACCCGCAGCATCCTTACCCTGGCCCTGCTTGGGACCAGCGCGCTGGCCTCGGCCGGGGAGGCCTGGCCGAAACAGCCGATCCGCCTGGTGGTCCCCTTTCCGCCGGGAGGCGGTACCGACATCATCGCCCGCGTCGTCGGCAACAAGCTGACCGAGACGCGCAAGTGGGTGATCGTGGTCGACAACCGTCCCGGCGCCGGCGGCAACATCGGCATGGACCTGGTCGCCAAGTCGAAACCCGACGGCTACACGATCGGCCTGGGACAGACCTCGAACCTGGCGGTCAACCCGACCCTGTACACGAAACTGCCCTACGATCCGGTCAAGGATTTCGCGCCGGTCAGCACCGTCGCCGACGCGCCGCTGGTGCTGGTCGTGGCCAGCAACTCGCCGTACAAGACCCTGGCCGACGTGGTCGCCGCCGCCAAGGCCAAGCCCGGCCAGATCACCCTGGCCACGCCCGGCAACGGCACGGTCGCCCACCTGACCGGAGAGTTGTTCCAGAAGGCGGCCCACATCGACCTGCAGCACGTGCCGTATAAAGGCTCGTCGCAGGCCATCACCGACCTGCTGGGCGGCTCGGTCCAGGTCTTCATGTCCTCGGTGCCGACGGCGCTGTCGCAGATCCGCGGCGGCACCATGCGCGCCCTGGCGGTGACCTCCTCGAAGCGGGCGGACGACCTGCCGAACGTCCCGACGATCAACGAATCGGGCTACAAGGGTTTTGACGCGCGCACCTGGTTCGGCATGGTCGCGCCGGCCGGCACCCCGCCGGCCATCGTCGCCGAGCTGAACGCCGAGATCAACAAGGTGCTGGCGATGCCGGAAGTGCGCAAGAAAATCACCGTCGAAGGCGGCGACGTAATGGGCGGAACCCCCGAGCAGTTCAGCAACCTGATCAAGACCGAAATCCCGCGCTGGG encodes:
- a CDS encoding Bug family tripartite tricarboxylate transporter substrate binding protein gives rise to the protein MNTLTRSILTLALLGTSALASAGEAWPKQPIRLVVPFPPGGGTDIIARVVGNKLTETRKWVIVVDNRPGAGGNIGMDLVAKSKPDGYTIGLGQTSNLAVNPTLYTKLPYDPVKDFAPVSTVADAPLVLVVASNSPYKTLADVVAAAKAKPGQITLATPGNGTVAHLTGELFQKAAHIDLQHVPYKGSSQAITDLLGGSVQVFMSSVPTALSQIRGGTMRALAVTSSKRADDLPNVPTINESGYKGFDARTWFGMVAPAGTPPAIVAELNAEINKVLAMPEVRKKITVEGGDVMGGTPEQFSNLIKTEIPRWGKVVKDSGARID